The following nucleotide sequence is from Spirochaetota bacterium.
CACGGTGAACAAGGTCGACAGAAGCACCGACCTGGTGAACAGGACCGGCGAGGCCCTGAGCAAGATCGCCGAAGCGAGCAAGCACACGGCGAAGATCATAACCGAGATCGCGGCGGCCAGCCAGGAACAGAAGCAGGGAATGAACCAGATCAACAACGCCATCACGGAAATGGACAGCGCCACCCAGCAGAACGCCTCCCTCGTCGAGGAGACGGCATCAGCCAGCGAGGAGATGGCCAACCAGGCGCAGGAGCTTCTGAACATGGTGGGCCGCTTCAGGATCGGCGATACCGTAACGGGCGAGGCCGAGAGCATGAAGCACCGCAATATCCATCTCTCCTTCGGAGGCAAGAAGGGGAAAGCGGCTGCCCCAAAGGCGGTTGCCGCGAAAAGATCCTCTGACGGAGACGGCAACGGCAGGGAAAAGACACCGGACGCGCCGTCCCCGGGGGCCGGCGACGAGGGCAAGCTCAAGACCATCCTGAAAAGCGAGGGCTTTGAGGAATTTTAGCATGCCCTGCGGACTATAATACTCCCATAGAAAACGCGGAAAAGGTTTTTCACATGACGGGCGGGCCCCCATAGGGCCCGCCCTTTCGTTGCGGCATGGGCGCGGGGACTCACTGCGGGGCAGGGGTAAGGAAAATTTCCCGACCGGATCGATAAAGATGGATGACAGGGGCGCATTTACCGTGTATATTGACCCCAGGGGGTCTGCCGCAGTTGACCTCCGCGGATGAGCCTGGACGGCGCGGAACGGGGCGCATTATCACTACCATGGGGGTAAGAGATGAAAAAACTATGGGCGGCTCTCTTCACGGCATCGCTCTTGTTCTACATGGCCTGTTCGGACAGCAACTCGGGCAATGCCAAAGATGATACGATAAAATACCTCACCTACGGCATCGTGTATTATTCGGCCATCTGGCAGAAGGTCACCGTTGCCGATGTTCCCGGTTTTTCCTTTACCAACACGGATGGCCAGAGCCTGACGCCCAGCTGCTCCTGCCCGCCGTCCTATGAGGCCACGAACAATAAGACAACGACCTACAATCCGGAGTTTGCCTTCTTCGTCAGGAGGGGATCGTCCAATAACCTGCTCATATTCTTCATGGGGGGCGGCGCCTGCTGGGACATCACCAACTGCGCGTACAATCACACTTACAGCGGCCAGCTCATCGAATCGAACCTGCTCCTGGGCATGGGCGCCACCGGCTCCCTCGGAGGGCAGGGAGTGGGGGGCATCGTGGACACGTCCAATGCGAATAATCCCTTCAAAGACTGGACCATGGTGTGGATACCCTACTGCACGGCCGACCTCGGCATGGGCCAGAAGGATTACACCTATCCCGAGGATTACGGCACGGCGTATCCCGGTGGTGTGACCATTCGCCACCGGGGCCTGGTGAACGTGAAGATGGTGCTCCAGTGGCTGCAGACCAATATAACGACCCCGCCGGACAAGCTCTTTGTCACCGGCTCCAGCGCCGGAAGCTACTCGGCCATGCTGGCATTCCCGCTGATACGGGATGTATTCAGTTCAACATCCACAAAGGCCTATGTGCTGGGGGACGCGGGAGAAGGCGTGGCTGGAGAATATGATCCCGATGGAGCCGGCGGTACGGCGGCTGTACCGTTCATGCAGGTTGTTGAAAATATATGGGGCCTGCAGTTAGACCGGATGGGAACCAAGTTCTCGGGTAAAACCGTGGCTACTTATAATTATAATTACAATGAAATAGTGAAGGCCATTGTTGATTTTTATCCCAACGACCGTTTTGCCCAGTACACGACCATGTGGGACAAAACACAGGTGTGGTTTTATTACATCCAGAAGGATAATAATATACATTCACCTGACCAATGGGGAGCGGAGGAAAATGCTGACCCTGGAGAGAGTATTTCAACAGAATGGAAAAACCTCATGCTGACTAACATTGATATTGCCGGTGACAACTACTGGTATTACATCGGCCCCGGTAAGGACCATACTATAGATCTTAGGCCGAGATTTTATACTGAAACATCACAGGGCGTTTATTTCTTTGACTGGGTCACATCCTTTGTGAATGATGAACTGACAATTAATGATAATAAGGTCTGCACAGATTGTCCCTTTGTGCCTTGATCAAAAAAGATGTCTCATAAATACTGCTGATTAGAAAGCGGGAGGATCATCCTTCCCTTTTTTATACCCGCGTCAGGGATGACGCGGGAGGCGTACCCTCATCCCCCGGCCCCTTCTCCCATTTAGAATGGTAGAAAGGAGAAGGGGGGCGTTGAAAAAGTCGTTAAAGCGGAAACCCTCTCCTTTTTAAGGAGAGGGTGCGCGGAGCGCGGGTGAGGGTAAAACATCCGCCCGCAGGGCGGATACTGATAGGCGATTGTTGTCTGAGGCTGCACAGAGCGAAGCGAATGCAGCCGAGTTAATCGCCAAGCCCGTCGCGGCGTTTGAGCGACCGGGAGGGAGGAGCGCGAGGCCGCCTTTATCTCGACTTCCTGTCGAGTGGCGGCAGGCGGGCTTCCTGCCCGCTCGATGTCGGCCGCGAAGGCCTTCATCCTCGCAAAAAATAACCTACTCATATTTTGTCTTTTCCAGATTCTTCAACCGCGTCCGCTCCCCGAAATTTTCCAGTGAGAGGAGGTGCCGCTCGGCGCGGAAAACGATGGCGAAGCCGCAGAGGAACACGCAGTTGCGGAGGATGAGCCAGGGAGTGACGTTCTCGGAGATGTTGATGCCCAGGAGCCCCAGCTGGAAGCAGCCGCACTCGAAGCTCCGGCCCCGGGCCACGTTGACCGATATGAAGGCGATGAAGGCGGTCATGAGGAGGAAGGCGACGGCCGCGGAGGCCCGCACCTTGACGCCGATGAGAAGGCAGAGCCCCAGGATCAGCTCCAGCGACGGAACGTATGAGGCGGCGTAGGGGACCAGCGCCTCCGGGAGAATGTCATAGCGGGCCACGATGAGCCCGAAGGACGCCGGGTCTGTCAGCTTGACCGCGCCGGTGAAGGCCAGCATGGCCCCGAGGGCTACCCGTAGTATCACCGTGACCCTGTTGCCGTAGAGGGCGCCATTCAGGGCCTTCCTGAGGCCGCTTTCATTTCCCATCCCGCTTCTCCCCGTCGACGGGGTATCCCTTCGATTTCCATTCCGGGATCCCCTGTTCGAGTATGTATATGGTCCTGCCGTATCCCCGCTTACGGATAACCTCCGCCAGCATGGCCGAGGCGCCGCAGGCGGGACCGTCGCAGTAGATCACCGCTTCCACCGGCTTATCGAGGATGGAGTAATCGGCCTTCCCCTTTCCCTCGGCCGCGTCCAGGGCGGGCATGTTAAGGGCGCCCCTGATGCGGGCCCGGTCGTATTCATCTTTCTCCCTGGCGTCGATGAAGAGGGCCCCGGCGTCATGCTTGATCTTCGCCTCGGCCGCGGATATGGCCACGATCTTACGGGCTTCGAGGGCCTGCCTGCCTGCCAGGACGAAGCCGCGCGGATGAAGCAGGTTCACGCACAGGCCGGCGGCGCCTGCCATGACAAGAATGACGGCCATGTCTTTAACGAGGCGCCGTGTTTTACGCTTATCACTGACTGACATTGTCCTCCATGTATCGCTTGAACGCGTCGGTGTTTATTTTTTCGTAAATCCTTTTATCGATGAAGAGCTCCACCAGGTCCCGGTCAAGGACCCATTTTTCAGCTTCCTCGCGCAGTATCTTCAGCACCCGGTCCCGGGGCAAGGCCTTTTTATAGGGGCGGTCGCTCGCGACCAGGGCGTCGTAGATGTCGGCGATGGCCATGATCCGGGACTGGAGGAGGGTGCTCTCGCGGCCGGCGAGGCCGTCCGGGTACCCCGTGCCGTCCAGCTTTTCATGGTGCCGCAGGGCGATCTCCGGGATGTTCCGGTATTCCGGCGGCCAGGGGATCTTGCTCACGAAGGAGTGGGTATGGAGCACGTGGCTTTCGATCTCCTTGCGCTCCATCGGGTTCAGGCTTCCCCTCCGGATAGAGAGGTTCAGTATGTCGAAGGGCGATATGACCAGGAGCCTGCCGCCGCCCACGTTAAGGCACTCGATCCCGTCTATCTCGCTCGATATCCGCTCCAGCGTCTCCTCCGGGTTCTGATCCACTACCGCCGGCTCGTTCATTTCAGAGAGCTTCTGCTTAATTTCCATGATCCTGTCAAGCTTGAATTTTTTCTCATCCCGGAGCTCCTCGAATGCGGCGAAGGAGTTCTCATCCTTCTTCATCTCCTTCAGCAGCTCGGCTTCCCTGGCGGAAAACTGCAGCTCGATGAAACGGTAGAGGTAGTTGAGGCGCAGGCAGAGATTGTCGAAGTCCTTGGGATAAAGCTTTTTTTCCTTCTTGAAGACCGAGAGGTCGATGTAGACCTTGCCGAAATCGTGGAGCAGCGCCGCGAGCTCGATCTCCTTGATCTGCGTATCGGTGAAATGAAAATCCTTGAGATATCCCTCGCTCACTTCGTTGACGGCCCGTGCCATGGCCGTGCAGATGTCCGCCACCCGGAAGGAATGGCCGGACGTGGCCGGGTCCCGCGACTCGATGGCGGAGACGGACGCCTTCACGAACTCCTCGAACTGGTTCTGGATCTGCATGATCATGCGGTTGTTCTCGATGGCGATCGCCGCCTGTCCCGCCACCGCCTCCATGAGGCTGTCGTACTTGTTGTTGAAGATGACGACGTGGCGGTCGAAGTCTTCCGGCGTCTCCAGCTTGATGGTGAAGGCCTCGTAGGCCCCGTCGCTGACCATTTCCGGGTTTTCCTTGCAGTTGATGAGCTGTATGACGCCGATGACCTCGTCCACGTGGTTCTTCATCGGCACCACCAGCATGGAGCGGCTCCGGTAATGGTTCTTCCTGTCAAAGGAGAGGTTGAAGGAATAGGGCGCGTCCGGCGGCAGGTTGTAAGCGTCGGAGATGTTCAGGACCTGGCCGGTGACCGCGACGTATCCCGATATCGATTTCTTGTCCATGGGAAGGACCATTTCCTCCAGGGGGATGTCGCGGGAAAAGGTATGGGAATACTTGAAGCGAAGGCGCATCTTCCCCTCCTCGTCCTGCTCCACCAGGAAGATGCTGCCGGCGTCGGCCCCGGTGATCCGCTTGCTCAGGAAGAGGAAGAGCCGGAGGAGCTTGTCCTGGTCCTTTTCGGTCGACAGGGCGCGGCCCATGTTGATCAGGTCTTCCTGGTCTTTCTTCGTATCGATGAGCCGGGCGAGGTACGTCTCCTGGAGGGAGCGGTTGACGTAGAGCTCGTTGATGACGGCGAAGGTCCTGCGCACGATGAAGGCAAATTCCGGGGCGGAGACCGGGTGGTGCCGGAAGTCTGATATTTCCCTCAGGTTCTCGAAGTGGAGCTCCCTGACCGATTCCTCGGGGCCGAATATGATGAACTGGTAGGTGATATCCGTGAAGGGAAGCACGCTCAGGAGCTTGTTCAGGTCCATGTACTCGTCATAGTGAAGGAATATGACCGCCAGAATATGGGTGTC
It contains:
- a CDS encoding GAF domain-containing protein gives rise to the protein MDLLQIRNKSIVLISHKARPFLSIPEEHDYTILESANIGKDIQDFIDNVSDTHILAVIFLHYDEYMDLNKLLSVLPFTDITYQFIIFGPEESVRELHFENLREISDFRHHPVSAPEFAFIVRRTFAVINELYVNRSLQETYLARLIDTKKDQEDLINMGRALSTEKDQDKLLRLFLFLSKRITGADAGSIFLVEQDEEGKMRLRFKYSHTFSRDIPLEEMVLPMDKKSISGYVAVTGQVLNISDAYNLPPDAPYSFNLSFDRKNHYRSRSMLVVPMKNHVDEVIGVIQLINCKENPEMVSDGAYEAFTIKLETPEDFDRHVVIFNNKYDSLMEAVAGQAAIAIENNRMIMQIQNQFEEFVKASVSAIESRDPATSGHSFRVADICTAMARAVNEVSEGYLKDFHFTDTQIKEIELAALLHDFGKVYIDLSVFKKEKKLYPKDFDNLCLRLNYLYRFIELQFSAREAELLKEMKKDENSFAAFEELRDEKKFKLDRIMEIKQKLSEMNEPAVVDQNPEETLERISSEIDGIECLNVGGGRLLVISPFDILNLSIRRGSLNPMERKEIESHVLHTHSFVSKIPWPPEYRNIPEIALRHHEKLDGTGYPDGLAGRESTLLQSRIMAIADIYDALVASDRPYKKALPRDRVLKILREEAEKWVLDRDLVELFIDKRIYEKINTDAFKRYMEDNVSQ
- a CDS encoding rhodanese-like domain-containing protein; amino-acid sequence: MSVSDKRKTRRLVKDMAVILVMAGAAGLCVNLLHPRGFVLAGRQALEARKIVAISAAEAKIKHDAGALFIDAREKDEYDRARIRGALNMPALDAAEGKGKADYSILDKPVEAVIYCDGPACGASAMLAEVIRKRGYGRTIYILEQGIPEWKSKGYPVDGEKRDGK
- a CDS encoding DoxX family membrane protein, whose protein sequence is MGNESGLRKALNGALYGNRVTVILRVALGAMLAFTGAVKLTDPASFGLIVARYDILPEALVPYAASYVPSLELILGLCLLIGVKVRASAAVAFLLMTAFIAFISVNVARGRSFECGCFQLGLLGINISENVTPWLILRNCVFLCGFAIVFRAERHLLSLENFGERTRLKNLEKTKYE